The window AAGAAATAACTAAGAAAGAAATTCCGTTTACAGATGCTCTTTTAGAATTAACTGAAAAAGAATTAGAATTTAGGAACGATAGAGCTTCAAAAATTCAAATATCAGTATCTGCGTTTCCTTTTGAAAAAACACTACAAGACTTTGATTTTGATTTTCAGCCATCTATAAACAAAGCTCAATTGTTAGATTTTGAAAGTTTAAGATTTCTAGAGAATAAGGAGAATATACTTTTCTTTGGATCTTCTGGCGTTGGTAAAACTCACTTAGCTGTTGCAATTGGGATTGCTGCAGCTAAGAACAGAAATATGGCATATTTCATATCTTGCCATGATCTAATTATGCAACTAAATAAGGCACATGCAGAAA of the Proteiniborus ethanoligenes genome contains:
- a CDS encoding ATP-binding protein, coding for MSNYNKLLNNLETLKLEKFRSFLPNYLEEITKKEIPFTDALLELTEKELEFRNDRASKIQISVSAFPFEKTLQDFDFDFQPSINKAQLLDFESLRFLENKENILFFGSSGVGKTHLAVAIGIAAAKNRNMAYFISCHDLIMQLNKAHAE